Proteins found in one Desulfovibrio sp. genomic segment:
- a CDS encoding nickel-dependent hydrogenase large subunit, protein MSNTFTMPLGPVHVALEEPVYFHLTVEGETVRHVELTSGHVHRGMEAMATQRNLVKNVTLTERVCSLCSNSHSFTYSMVVENVLGITIPERACYLRVVAEEIKRIASHLFNTAIQAHIIGFKSLFMHVMEVREMMQDLKETVYGNRMNLAANCIGGVKYNVTPELLDYMLKTLAKVEPQVDEIREIYATNGMVLGRTKGLGLLPKEDAVHLGVVGPVARGSGVAIDVRKDSPYAAYGKLNFNPVLEHGCCVNSRTMVRLHEIFESFSLIRQCIERMPEGEVTAPMRQIRTAEACARTEAPRGEVFYYIRTNGTDMPSRLKWRVPSYMNWKALGVMMRDCKVADVALITNSIDPCVSCTER, encoded by the coding sequence ATGAGTAACACCTTCACCATGCCTCTGGGCCCCGTACACGTGGCCCTTGAGGAACCGGTATATTTCCACCTCACGGTGGAGGGTGAAACGGTTCGCCACGTGGAGCTGACCTCCGGTCACGTGCACCGCGGCATGGAAGCCATGGCTACCCAGCGCAACCTCGTCAAGAACGTCACCCTTACCGAACGCGTGTGCTCGCTCTGTTCCAACAGCCACTCCTTCACTTACAGCATGGTGGTGGAAAACGTGCTCGGCATCACCATTCCCGAGCGCGCCTGCTACCTGCGCGTGGTGGCCGAAGAAATCAAGCGCATTGCCTCGCACCTGTTCAACACGGCCATTCAGGCGCATATCATCGGCTTCAAGTCGCTGTTCATGCACGTGATGGAAGTGCGTGAAATGATGCAGGACCTCAAGGAAACCGTTTACGGCAACCGCATGAACCTGGCGGCCAACTGCATCGGCGGCGTTAAGTACAACGTCACGCCCGAGCTTTTGGACTACATGCTCAAGACCCTTGCCAAGGTTGAACCGCAGGTGGATGAAATCCGCGAGATCTACGCCACCAACGGCATGGTTCTTGGCCGCACCAAGGGCCTTGGCCTGCTGCCCAAGGAAGACGCCGTGCATCTTGGCGTGGTTGGCCCTGTGGCCCGCGGTTCCGGCGTTGCCATCGACGTGCGCAAGGATTCGCCCTACGCCGCCTACGGCAAGCTGAACTTCAACCCGGTTCTTGAGCACGGCTGCTGCGTGAACTCACGCACCATGGTGCGGCTGCACGAGATATTTGAATCGTTCAGCCTCATCCGCCAGTGCATCGAAAGGATGCCCGAAGGCGAGGTCACGGCGCCCATGCGTCAGATCCGCACGGCAGAGGCCTGCGCTCGCACCGAGGCCCCGCGCGGCGAAGTGTTCTACTACATCCGCACCAACGGCACGGATATGCCCTCGCGCCTCAAATGGCGTGTGCCTTCCTACATGAACTGGAAGGCCCTGGGCGTCATGATGCGTGACTGCAAGGTGGCCGATGTGGCGCTGATAACCAACAGCATCGACCCCTGCGTTTCCTGCACCGAACGCTAG
- a CDS encoding hydrogenase maturation nickel metallochaperone HypA has protein sequence MHEATLVQGLLNMAIKAVEDHNRAHPESPVSRIAEFQCELGLLACVEAQTLTACFELLAEGTLAEGAKLTLACAPLACTCNQCGHEFSLTQRHFVCPSCGGENIHFNGGHGMTLMALHVASEETDHD, from the coding sequence ATGCATGAGGCAACGCTGGTTCAGGGACTGCTGAACATGGCCATCAAGGCCGTGGAAGACCACAATAGGGCGCATCCGGAATCTCCGGTCAGCCGCATTGCGGAATTTCAGTGCGAACTGGGCCTGCTTGCCTGCGTGGAAGCGCAAACGCTCACCGCCTGCTTTGAACTGCTGGCGGAAGGAACCCTTGCAGAGGGCGCAAAGCTTACGCTTGCATGCGCGCCCCTGGCCTGTACCTGCAATCAGTGCGGACATGAATTCAGCCTGACGCAACGGCATTTCGTCTGCCCAAGTTGCGGCGGCGAAAACATCCACTTCAACGGGGGTCATGGGATGACGCTTATGGCCCTGCACGTTGCATCCGAGGAAACGGACCATGACTGA
- a CDS encoding 4Fe-4S dicluster domain-containing protein, which translates to MTEHIQVVPDKCRACRRCEVACIAAHHGMSFKEAMKHRDELVSRVQVVKAEGFKTTVRCHQCDHAPCANVCPTGALQQDADGRIIMRVQYCVACKMCIAACPYGTITLDTIGMPSVDGDDGETLAQRARREVAVRCDMCRAWRMENGKRITACMEACPAHALSLVLADGSVVEAPAPEKKPTVEGAPEKPAAPVAEPGPRASVTAAGRAPEEAKAEAPAAPVAEAAAPTPVAEAPVAPKAEEPKVEAPVETPVEAPAEAKAAPVVEEAPAPEVKMEPAAEAPATEPAAATPVETKPEAAPAALKAAASKPAKSGKKATKKGGKK; encoded by the coding sequence ATGACTGAACATATCCAGGTCGTACCCGACAAATGCCGCGCCTGCCGCCGCTGTGAAGTGGCCTGCATTGCCGCCCACCACGGCATGAGCTTTAAAGAGGCCATGAAACACCGCGACGAGCTGGTTTCGCGCGTACAGGTGGTCAAGGCCGAAGGCTTCAAGACCACCGTGCGTTGCCACCAGTGCGACCACGCGCCCTGCGCCAACGTGTGCCCCACCGGCGCATTGCAGCAGGATGCCGACGGCCGCATCATCATGCGCGTACAATACTGTGTTGCCTGTAAGATGTGCATCGCCGCATGCCCTTACGGCACCATCACCCTTGACACCATCGGCATGCCCTCCGTGGATGGCGACGATGGTGAAACCCTGGCCCAGCGCGCCCGCCGCGAAGTGGCCGTGCGCTGCGACATGTGCCGCGCATGGCGCATGGAAAATGGCAAGCGCATCACCGCCTGCATGGAAGCCTGCCCGGCCCACGCCCTTTCGCTGGTGCTGGCCGACGGTTCTGTGGTGGAAGCCCCTGCGCCGGAAAAGAAGCCCACCGTTGAAGGCGCGCCGGAAAAACCTGCCGCTCCCGTGGCAGAGCCCGGCCCCCGCGCATCTGTGACCGCTGCTGGCCGCGCGCCTGAAGAAGCCAAGGCTGAAGCCCCTGCCGCCCCTGTGGCGGAAGCGGCGGCTCCGACCCCAGTTGCGGAGGCTCCCGTAGCGCCCAAAGCCGAGGAACCCAAGGTCGAAGCGCCTGTGGAAACTCCAGTGGAAGCCCCTGCTGAAGCCAAAGCCGCTCCGGTAGTGGAAGAAGCGCCCGCGCCTGAAGTCAAGATGGAGCCTGCGGCGGAAGCCCCGGCAACCGAACCTGCGGCGGCAACACCAGTTGAAACCAAGCCCGAAGCTGCTCCGGCAGCGCTCAAGGCTGCGGCCTCCAAGCCTGCCAAGAGCGGCAAAAAGGCCACCAAGAAGGGCGGCAAGAAGTAA
- a CDS encoding Crp/Fnr family transcriptional regulator gives MENSDLQTIHAALQTGPFAAMSDTERQKLALHARVQPFSQGATLFREGEATTDAMLLLSGMVKLCRHSAQGKECVLHLVRCGRMLDAGVLFYEEGLPATAIGVQNGVVLRLERKALLEALRNDAALGVAMLAAMSLRQRLFINKIAGSQGRISVSGRVAAWLLHRAKMEKSATLSMGVTQETLARQMGISRESLSRELSALTSAGLIDRDRRRIILLDANALRERAEA, from the coding sequence ATGGAAAACAGCGACCTGCAAACCATCCATGCTGCCTTGCAAACTGGCCCCTTTGCGGCCATGTCGGATACTGAACGCCAAAAGTTGGCGTTGCACGCCCGTGTGCAGCCATTCAGCCAGGGTGCGACGCTTTTTCGCGAAGGCGAAGCCACTACCGATGCCATGCTGCTGCTCTCGGGCATGGTCAAACTGTGCCGCCACTCGGCTCAGGGCAAGGAATGTGTGCTGCACCTTGTGCGTTGCGGCAGGATGCTGGACGCAGGGGTGCTTTTTTATGAAGAAGGCCTGCCCGCAACGGCTATCGGGGTGCAGAACGGCGTAGTTTTGCGGCTGGAACGCAAGGCCCTGCTTGAAGCCCTGCGCAACGATGCGGCCCTTGGGGTAGCCATGCTGGCGGCCATGAGCCTGCGCCAACGCCTGTTCATCAACAAGATTGCGGGGTCGCAGGGCCGCATTTCCGTTTCGGGCCGGGTAGCGGCGTGGCTGCTGCACCGTGCAAAAATGGAAAAAAGCGCCACCCTGAGCATGGGCGTTACCCAGGAAACCCTGGCCCGACAGATGGGGATAAGCCGGGAGAGTCTGAGCCGGGAGCTTAGCGCCCTGACATCAGCCGGACTCATTGACCGCGACCGACGCCGCATCATTCTGCTTGATGCCAACGCCCTGCGCGAAAGGGCAGAAGCATAG
- a CDS encoding flavodoxin family protein, translated as MNACIVYSSCTGNTRKVAEALADTSGLPCFPVRIAPEPDDFDILALGFWVRKGLPDARALRYMERVRGKHVFFFGTLGAWPHSDHARRCMAATHEILQAGGNTVVDGFLCQGRVNPQVVAASQRKGGHPLSPERLARLREAERHPDAADLAAARLHWQRSLQKYTANAPAPQPPCLTAGILSTPEPIGSNTSL; from the coding sequence ATGAACGCTTGCATTGTTTATTCTTCCTGCACGGGCAATACCCGCAAAGTGGCTGAGGCTCTGGCCGACACCTCGGGTCTTCCCTGCTTTCCCGTGCGCATCGCCCCTGAGCCGGATGACTTTGATATACTGGCCCTGGGCTTCTGGGTGCGCAAAGGCCTGCCCGATGCCCGCGCCCTGCGCTACATGGAACGCGTGCGCGGCAAGCACGTATTTTTTTTCGGCACTCTGGGCGCGTGGCCCCATTCAGACCACGCCCGCCGCTGCATGGCCGCAACGCACGAAATTTTACAGGCTGGCGGCAATACGGTAGTTGATGGATTCTTGTGTCAGGGCCGGGTCAATCCACAGGTGGTTGCCGCATCCCAGCGCAAGGGCGGTCATCCCCTGAGTCCAGAGCGTCTGGCCCGCCTGCGCGAGGCTGAGCGCCATCCGGACGCGGCAGATCTTGCTGCGGCGCGCCTGCACTGGCAACGCAGTCTGCAAAAATACACTGCCAATGCCCCAGCCCCGCAACCCCCTTGTCTTACCGCAGGCATCTTATCCACGCCGGAACCCATCGGCAGCAATACCTCGCTGTAA
- a CDS encoding pyridoxamine 5'-phosphate oxidase family protein, translated as MRKQNRECLDPAFFDEVFSTAEDLCLAMHDGEFPYVIPLNFVRQGNCIYVHCALEGHKLDCIRRNPNVAFTLCADVTIHREKSTTYYKSLCGTGRAGIVDDPAEKGLALDALAVRYAALCPTPTPDAALARTGVVRIDIVDLVGKRKLPK; from the coding sequence ATGCGCAAACAGAACCGCGAATGCCTTGATCCGGCATTTTTTGACGAAGTTTTTTCCACCGCCGAAGACCTCTGCCTTGCCATGCACGACGGGGAATTTCCCTATGTCATTCCGCTCAACTTTGTGCGCCAGGGCAACTGCATCTACGTCCACTGCGCCCTTGAAGGTCACAAGCTGGACTGTATCCGCCGCAACCCCAATGTGGCCTTTACCTTGTGTGCGGATGTGACCATCCATAGGGAAAAGTCCACGACCTATTACAAATCGCTGTGCGGCACCGGCCGCGCCGGGATTGTGGATGATCCGGCGGAAAAGGGCCTCGCCCTTGATGCCCTGGCAGTGCGCTACGCCGCCCTTTGCCCCACGCCCACGCCGGATGCGGCCCTTGCCCGCACGGGCGTGGTACGCATTGACATTGTGGATCTGGTGGGCAAGCGCAAACTGCCCAAGTAA
- a CDS encoding 4Fe-4S binding protein gives MRGASRLIPLPSFLALLPAGAHFWRSGQPGLAAACLALALLAWGRAAWVRLLLLLVLPLLAARWIWAAAQFVQMRMFMGEPWHRLAVILLSVALLTALAALPLLRESARQRYHKGDTSARTQLAALLLCLGLLLPVWLMKPQLLVVERFFPQWGSLQLALASIWAACAAGWLSGKKVPQVRMRLWRLFSLVFFAQLVLGLALESRFLLSGQLHLPVPGLIAAAPIYRGGGWFMLGLFGFSTLIAGAAWCSHLCYFGVWDASAAKSCAGGPHGLSAIKNSGSENTDSGNIAPPIPRRAPRWLPHLRLAMLGLTLAVPLLLRLSGAPLEAALASGLLLGLLAVPASLLVSRKAGYAAYCRGLCPLGLLAKWIGRIAPWRVRRTGSCRRCMACVRVCRQDAMGNPMTTSGPNADCNLCRDCVAVCPQKALSITCYGMHGTQAWADPTLIALLAALHAAFLAMARI, from the coding sequence ATGCGCGGAGCTTCCCGCCTTATTCCCTTGCCTTCTTTTCTGGCCCTGCTGCCTGCCGGAGCGCACTTCTGGCGCAGCGGTCAGCCCGGCCTCGCCGCCGCCTGCCTTGCTCTGGCCCTACTTGCCTGGGGCCGCGCCGCATGGGTGCGTCTGCTGCTCCTGCTGGTGCTGCCCCTGCTGGCCGCCCGCTGGATATGGGCTGCGGCCCAGTTTGTGCAAATGCGCATGTTCATGGGCGAACCGTGGCACAGACTGGCTGTTATCCTGCTGAGCGTGGCCCTGCTGACGGCGCTTGCCGCCCTGCCCCTGCTGCGCGAATCCGCGCGACAACGCTACCACAAAGGCGACACAAGCGCGCGCACCCAACTGGCCGCCCTGCTGCTTTGCCTTGGTCTGTTGCTGCCGGTCTGGCTTATGAAGCCGCAACTGCTGGTTGTTGAACGGTTCTTCCCTCAATGGGGATCACTGCAACTTGCGCTGGCGAGCATCTGGGCGGCCTGCGCAGCCGGATGGCTGAGCGGCAAAAAGGTTCCGCAGGTCAGAATGCGCTTGTGGCGGCTCTTTTCACTGGTCTTTTTCGCCCAGCTTGTCCTTGGCCTGGCACTGGAAAGCCGTTTTCTGCTCAGCGGGCAACTGCATCTGCCTGTACCGGGGCTGATCGCCGCCGCACCCATATATCGTGGCGGCGGCTGGTTCATGCTGGGGCTGTTCGGCTTTTCCACCCTGATTGCTGGCGCGGCCTGGTGCAGCCATCTTTGCTACTTTGGCGTGTGGGATGCCAGCGCCGCAAAGTCCTGCGCCGGAGGCCCGCACGGATTATCTGCGATAAAAAATTCCGGCTCCGAAAACACCGATTCCGGCAATATTGCTCCGCCCATTCCCAGACGTGCGCCCAGGTGGTTGCCACATCTGCGGCTCGCCATGCTGGGTCTGACTCTTGCCGTTCCCCTGCTCTTGCGCCTTTCGGGCGCGCCGCTGGAGGCGGCACTTGCCAGCGGCCTCTTGCTGGGTCTGCTCGCGGTACCGGCTTCTCTGCTGGTCAGCCGCAAGGCCGGATACGCCGCCTACTGCCGGGGCCTCTGCCCCTTGGGGCTGCTGGCAAAGTGGATTGGGCGCATTGCCCCCTGGCGCGTGCGCCGCACAGGCTCCTGCCGCCGCTGCATGGCCTGCGTGCGTGTATGTCGTCAGGACGCCATGGGTAACCCCATGACGACCTCAGGCCCCAATGCTGACTGCAATCTGTGCCGCGACTGCGTAGCCGTATGCCCGCAAAAGGCGCTCTCCATAACCTGCTACGGCATGCACGGCACGCAAGCCTGGGCAGACCCGACACTCATTGCCCTGCTTGCTGCCCTGCACGCGGCCTTTCTTGCCATGGCCCGTATATAG